In Piliocolobus tephrosceles isolate RC106 chromosome 12, ASM277652v3, whole genome shotgun sequence, one DNA window encodes the following:
- the BEX4 gene encoding protein BEX4 produces the protein MESKEELVANNLNGENAQQENDGGEQAPMPNEEESRHLGGGEGQKPGGNIRRGRVRRLVPNFRWAIPNRHIEHNEARDDVERFVGQMMEIKRKTREQQMRHYMRFQTPEPDNHYDFCLIP, from the coding sequence ATGGAGTCCAAGGAGGAGCTAGTGGCAAACAATCTCAACGGGGAAAATGCCCAACAAGAAAACGATGGAGGGGAGCAGGCCCCCATGCCGAATGAAGAAGAATCCCGCCATTTGGGAGGGGGTGAAGGCCAGAAGCCTGGAGGAAATATCAGGCGGGGGCGAGTTAGGCGACTTGTCCCTAATTTTCGATGGGCCATACCTAATAGGCATATTGAGCACAATGAAGCGAGAGATGATGTAGAAAGGTTTGTAGGGCAGATGATGGAAATCAAGAGAAAGACTAGGGAACAGCAGATGAGGCACTATATGCGCTTCCAAACTCCTGAACCTGATAACCATTATGACTTTTGCCTCATACCTTGA